The Nakaseomyces glabratus chromosome D, complete sequence nucleotide sequence TAGACCATCTACGCCAACTCAACAAACTCCAATTTACAAAAATACATTCCAGAATTCGGATAACAGCAATTACAACGTCAATAGCGCTAGTGTATTTAGTACACCCGCTTTAAAATACGGACAATCCTCGACAGAGTCTCCAAATAGTGCTACATTTAATAGTATTGGTGCCCATACGACGTCCATTTCGGTTACAACTTCACCTAAACACTATTATAGTAGCAAGAAAATATCGGGGGGCTCTAATTCTCCCAAGAGACGCAAGTCGAACCCAACGTTTACCAGTGTCACAAGCACTCCAACTGCTAGCCATGGTGCAAAGAGTAAAAGCGGAAGCAACAGTCCTAAGAATGGTGCGTATCATCTAAGGAAGTGTGTTTCGTGTAACTCTAGTGATTCGCCATGTTGGAGACCATCCTGGTCTGGTAAGAAGACTGAGCAATTATGTAACTCTTGTGGATTGCGTTACAAGAAGACGAGGACTCGTTGTCTAAACGACGGTTGTCGGAAAATTCCAACCAAGGGTGAActaaatataatgaaatcaCAGGGATTGGAAAAGGAGTACAACACACAACTTCAACGTGAAGTAGAAGGCTACAAATGTCTGTTCTGTAACCACATAACTGAGACACGCTAAGAAATCGAATCTAATATAACATGCATAAGCCAGTAATTGGTAAGATAAGACATTTCGCTTCTTTTTTCTATGTGGATACAGGTATCTATAGAAAGAAAAGTCAAAACAGAATTCTTATGGTATGGCCTAATGGCTATTCCAATACAATTTGAGATGGGAGTTGATCTCCTGATAaagtaacaaaaaatttatttctACACAACAAAGCAGAATAGAAAATTTACTTGTAAGTGTTGAGCGAAATGTAATTTAGAGAATTTTGGTGGTATTCTTATAATACATTGTACTCAATTATACAAGTAGATTTTCTATTACTGCTTTATGACTTTTTTAAATGCACACTGTGTGTGCTCAAAGGCACTAACGCAAGTCTTgacattttattttattttatttttatatcatATTACATTTAACTTATTCtacatatattttatttttacatAAAGAGGccttaataatattaatgatCATTAACATATTTCAATTCTAATAACATCAAGTCCCAACTTTTCCGAACTATTTGGTTCTGATACAGAGATTTAtacaaaaacataaaagGGACACACTCCTTGCGTTGGTCCCATACCCACCATAATCACGTTAGTAACCTATAACGGCATACGTGCAAGTTGTTAGAAAGCAAAATAATCTTACCCGGCTAGTTTTTCCAGGGAAGAAGTCAAGGATTGCGCTCTCTTTGCATGGGGGCAGAGACACCCCCCCCCTACTAAATACCGGTTTGTGTATTTCGGAGAGGGTTAGTGCTAAGGGGGAGTTGAAGAGACGATGATATCATTTCTCATCAGTAGCGTCAGTTAGCGGGGAGATCTGCCGGGTAAAGTTTCacatttctttctttttctttttaccCTCGTTGTAAGAGAAGTTCTTAGAAGGGGGAGTGTCTGCAAGTGGAAGCTACGAGGCAGTTTGAATAAGACTAGACAGCGACGAGATAGAAATCGATATTGCAGTGCCCTGGCAGGACAGAATAAAGGCCTTCATGGGGGATTCCATGCCTGGATATCTACTGACCTTTCTTAGATAAAGAGGGGGGGGAGAATTGCGAGGATTGAAAAGCCGAAGAAAGGATTTCAGAAGGCCTTCTTTTGAATGGGGGGCTTTCTCACTCGCATACGTTTGGTAATTCGAGGGGGGTGGGAAACCATGGACCTGTTAGAATTCGAGATGAGctcttgaaagaaaaattcaCTGAAAATTTGATTGCTTTTTGcgaaaaaaatgataaaaaaaaaattaaaattaatatttaaaataaaaGCACTAGTAGTAGTTTTGTTTTGGATTGACATAtacttcaaatatataatagaaTAGTGGAATAAGTAAAAAAGATTCTATCCATAAATATCAGATTGCTGTGTTGGTAGCAAAAAAGACAAGATACTAAGGCAGAAAGCAAGTCAGATCAATCAAAGTCTTGGAATTGCATTACTTCCCtcaattttctttaatttgtGAAGTATAAGAGTTATTTATTTCTGACCCTTTGTGAAAATTATTTAATTCATTCAACTGAACTAGAAGTTTTAACTTGGgcttaaaaaaaaaattaataataaaaaggAATAAGTTTTAGATTAgtaaattgaaagaaactGTTTGTGTGATAAACCCATTTCATTAGAGAAAGGTTAAAATACCataaaatagtaataataatacaaaagaGAGATAATACAAAATGGCTTCTCAACCTGAAATTGCTAAGAATTTATTTGCTTCCACTACCACTTTGGTTGATTATCCTGCAAAGGAGGAGAAAAAATCACATGAGGACAATGTCGACACATATTTGGAACAACTTTTCTATAAGTTGAAGAATGACCCTGAGATCAGTAAGCTGCCTCACAATGAAGCTCACTTAGAGATATACAACGCGTTGAAGAAGAGGGTCGATGATATCAACAATGAGACTTGTGAACCAGGTGAAGAaaactctttctttgtATGCGACCTAGgtgaaattgaaagattGTACGCTAACTGGTGGAAAGAACTACCAAGAGTTCAGCCATTTTACGCTGTCAAGTGTAACCCAGATTTGAAGATAATAAGAAAATTGGCTGACCTCGGAGCTAACTTCGATTGTGCCTCTAAATTGGAGATAGACAAGGTCTTATCAATGGACGTCAACCCAGAAAGGATCATTTACGCAAACCCATGCAAAGCAGCTTCTTTCATTAGATATGCTGCCACGAACAAAGTTATGAAGTCCACGTTCGATAACGTTGAAGAACTTCATAAGATTAAAAAGTTTCATCCTGAATCTCAACTATTCCTGCGGATTGCAACTGATGATTCTACAGCACAATGCCGTTTATCTACCAAGTATGGATGTGAAATGGAAAGAGTCGACTCCTTATTGGAATGCATCAAAACACTGGGTCTAAACCTGGTAGGTGTTTCTTTCCATGTTGGTTCTGGTGCTTCAGATTTCTCAAGTTTATATAAAGCTGTCAGAGATGCTAGAATCGTCTTTGATAAAGCAGTCAACGACTATGGTCTTCCTGAACTTAAGACACTTGATGTTGGTGGTGGCTTCCAATTAGAATCATTTAAGGAATCCAGTGCTGTTCTAAGACTGGCATTGGACGAATATTTCCCAGAGTCAAGCAAGGTAGACATTATTGCAGAACCAGGCAGATATCTCGTAGCTTCTGCCTTCACATTGTCAGCAAATGTTATTGCTAAGAGAAAGTTAAATGAAGCTGAATCAATGATTTATGTCAACGACGGTGTTTATGGAAACATGAACTGTATTCTTTTTGACCATCAGGAACCAACACCAAGAACTCTATGGCATGATAACAATTATCATTatgatgattttgattctACTTCACCAAACCCAATCACAACTTGCCCATACAAAGTTTCTATGTGGGGACCTACTTGTGACGGTCTAGACTGTATTACCAAGGAGTATTACATGAAGCATGACCTAGTGGTAGGAGACTGGCTCTACTTCCCAAGATTGGGTGCCTACACCTCCAGTGCGGCCACGCCATTCAATGGGTTTGACCAAACTGCTGATATTATATACATCAACTCAGAGAACCATGACAATATATGAGATGCAATGGAGCCCTCATCCGGTTCTTCTGACTGTAATGACCATCGCAATGGAGTAGAAAGCTTCAGGAATAATTGATCGAAGCCCGAGTCATATTTGAGTACAAATAATCATTTAGTTATATGTATCTGACCAATACATGCAACTTACATATGTACATTATTTCATGCCTTATTTAGACATCCATATCATGAATATCTATTTATTCTTATCCCTTTATTCACCGTAGTGTCAGGGACTCTACGTGCTCGTTTTGAAGGTGGTTCATCAAAGGAGCAGTTTGCATCCCCTAACATTacaagtgaaaaaaaattccaTTGTTTAAGATAATTTACAGTGCAATGCcgaaaattttgaaaatctAAGCTGTTtaagaacaaagaaaacGGAATACAATGTGGATTTGCCATATATGGGCACACTAAGGGCTACTGTGTTGACAATAGTGTATTATCTTCGCTAATTCATTCTCACCGAAGTTTGTATAGAGATTCTTTCCAGTTGGGATGTCTGAAAGCAAGCTTGTGTTCTTCAAGCCTACACTTGAACATGTGATACCGTGGAAAAGATATCAGTTAGAGCAACCGAAGGTGCTGGTCAACAACGAGCTCTATGATGATAAAGAAGGCAAGTTGATTCTATATGGTGGTGGGAGAGAGTTTCTGTTAAGAGACATAGACAGAGGTGAAGAGGTAGAAGTAGAGGTTTACATCCTTGAAGGGCGGTTAATGCTCTGGATCAAACATCCTGATATTAACAAAGGTGTAGAGATACCGAATAGTAGTATAATATATCATGGCTCAAGGATCAACTACGAAGGTCGTGATGGACATCGACTAGAGTTGGTCGTGAGTGTCTGCAGGGACAAGATCATAGACGAACTATTCGGCAGCGATAAATCACGTGACACTGATATATATGGTGGCACTGTCCTTAATGGTGGTAACGAACTCAATGCAGGCCATGAGGGCTCCAGTAGAGGTGTTTCTGAAGAGCTGCCGATGTATACGCTTTCGAGTGTTGAGTTAGTGCTGAGGCCGAAATATTCCAGTTTTGATAGATATTACAGTGAGGAGATAGAGCAGCTGTTTACATTTGACAATTTTGGACTGAACCGTGGTGATGATCTGATAGAGAACTGTCACAATCAGCTGGCATTGAGTATTGAGCACAGTGCGCAAGAGGAAGAGGTATTGTCATCAGATAATGCTGGGATGAACGAACAGCCAGGAGAACCTACATCTATGAGCACACTTTTAAACAGCATGAACTCAACGAATGGTATGTATCCTACAAACATCGCACAGTCCGACCAGCGATTTGAGAATTCTAATAGCGATACGCCAGTTATCGGTAATACCGGCAACTGCGATGATTTAGATGATATGAATTTTGGGATGGAGATCGGCGATGCTTCAAGTTTTGCAATCGAGCAGAACCAGCTCAACCCTGCATCGGCTATTCTAGGGAGACGCAGCCGTGATTCTTAGGAGGGGGGTAGTGATATTCAACCGTTTGAACTCCAGAACTGCAAGTCTTGCAACTTCCAAtgtctttctttttagtttatttttaattttttttgtctttcatATCATCAAAACATTTATCGGTTTGCAACTTCCACTCTCTCTCCCCCCCACACGCACACATTCTACAGTGCAGACTCTATTTATCGATGAAGAAATTCATCATCGGACTTTCAATCTAAGTAACTGTTTTCGTGTAATACTAGTGTATATTGTGAATACTATGTGCATCGAAGTACCTGCAGTGCCAATGATACAAAGATACAAAGATACAAAGATACAAAGATCAGCACAGTACTTGTGTAGGACCTAGACCCGAATCAGGCATCCCAGAACAGAGAACACGATGGGCCAAGAAAAGGGAATGTCTAGTTCTAGTCCAGAGTCGGTGTGAATCTCAACAACTCAACATCGGTGAGGACTAATATACGTCATGCAGGGGAGTATCAACCTCGAGAGATCCTACCAAGGCCCCCCCCTTGCCCTTTGTCACTGGAAGTGTGAAAAAACCCAACAAAAAGCCGAAAAATGCAGCCGCCAGGAAAGGATTCCACgccaaaaaataatgaacGAAAACAATCCATATCTGTGTTGTCCGCAACTGCTAATATGCTTCCCCAGACGGTGGTAGGGGGGCGGGGAGAGATCCCAGGTAGAGATCCCAGGAAGATTTTATCGGTGACGAACAACAGAATGCGCTTCCCAATTTTTGTTGaacaaaattattgaaCATAGTTGACAGGCAGACCAAAAACCGGGTAACCCGTCAAGAGAAAAAGTAGGCGCAAGCAATTTACAAGTTTCGCACAATCCAACACTGAAAGGACAGTGCCGGGTCCATCTACTGAAGAGGTGTCGTATAGTAATATCTTAGCTACTTGCCCCCCAGCACCACAACGAAGAGAAAGGAACTTCACATGGAGGTAAGCCGGTTAAATGCTGTGCTTGGTTCCAGCTGTGCAGGCTCTCTACACGTAATGTCCTCTCAGAGCTGGAGGGGAAATCTCCACTGCCCCAGCAATTTTAGGGGCTACGACAAGAGAGTAGTGAAAACGGAGTGGGAACACTAACGAACCTCGCGAAAGAGGTATTTTAGCTACTGCCAGATAACCCGGGTAGAGAAGTCGTAGAAGGCCAAAAGGCTCGGAGAAACACTTAACACACACACAGACACAGACAGAGACACGCACTACCTAAAGCAACGTACCCGAAGCCCTGCCTCAACATCCCACGTACCGGTGGTTCAAGGAATGGGAAAAATGGCAAATCTCTGTGGGCCTGAGGCAGAGAAGCACGTAGAAATCCATGAGGAAATCTCCAAAGATGGCAAGAcatgtgaaaaaaaaattttttttcacatgTCAAAACCCAAGGGTGTCTTGTGTGTCTTGTCAAGGCTCTCTTTCAGTTTCAGAGAACTACGCGTCAGTATCTTCCTCAACATGCCAAAAGCAAGAGATAGCTGCGAGAGTGGTCCTTCTAGGGAAGCAGAACTCACTCACACTAAGCCAAGTGAGTGGAAGAGCGAccagagagagagagagagggTTGACATGGGACGAAACCAATGGAAAGGTTGTTGAATCGCACTGCTCTCGCTATCACACTCACCACTCACACTATACAGTAGCCCTACCCTATCAACTTGCGATTGCTACGGGTACTGCGAACCTGGCAGGTCGTTGTTGAATTTTCACTTTGTGCTTCACACTCTCTAACGTAATAGAGTGGAGAGTATAGTACTTGGACAAAGCGAGCGAGGATCGCAGTAGAAAGAGCCATCCCATAGTTCTCTCTTATAGTTCTCTCTTTCCAGtcctttattttattttctggattatattttctttaacGTTTCAAtctgattttatttttaatcaATTGAATGGGTTGCCTCTCGTCGCTTGCTCCAGGAACGTCGACAACCCGACAAAAAccaaggaaagaaaaaaaaaacctaaaaaaataaaaaaaaaatttcttataTAAACTTGATAGATCTTAAActtctcatttttttttcacatgCTATTGTATTTACCAATCGAATCAGATATAAGTGACTCCCAATCCCCCTATCTCCAGTTATACAAATAAAGAGCTATCCTTTTGGCAAATTCCCAAAATAATTCTCTCTAAATACAGAATCTGTGATAGATTATAACTACAAAGGAAAACCATAGCCTTAAGTCTCCTTACTAAAGATTATAGATTTATAGAATATTTTAGTTCTCTGAcaactaaaaaaaagataaagaaatttcATTCTGGGGAAAGGTACTGGACATATCCTGAAAGGAAATTAGATAAGAAAGTAACTAACCAATAGCAATGGATACTAGACCTTTCACGATATCATATGGCTCAATTGAGCATACATTGGTTATTCCAATCtctcaattttttttagtgtCTCAATTGAACGACCAGTTCTTGAAACTAGAATTACCTAACCATCAGCAACCATCGGAAGATTTCCAAAGTGACGAAGAGCCTACTTCTCCAGTGGAGTTGTTGGGTAAGTTCATCGGCTACGTCACGTCTTTGATCGACACCGCTGGTTCTGATGAATCCCAGCAGAAGAAAATTACCTCGATACTAGAGTTGACTTTCAAGGACTTCGAGAGCTCTTATTTGAACGGTAACGATATTCACACTTTGGCAGCTAAGTTACTCCAGGACAATGATATCGCTCTGGAAGAACAAGTAGAAGCTGTGGAGAACAACACGAATAACAAGCAAGAAGTGTTCCCAACCACATTACCAAAAGTTAAGGAATTGGTGAAGAACTACTTAAACGCCAAAGTGCTTTTGCACAAGCTTGGTGTCATCACTGTCCAGAATAGTCAAAACAAGATAAACTCTGCATTGTTCGGTAGCGATATCACCAAAATTTACGCCATCTTCGGTGGCCAAGGTAACACCGACGACTACTTCGAAGAACTGCGTGACTTATACCAAACATACAGCTACCTAATAGAAGATATCCTAGATTTTGTCTCTAAGACACTAAACAACTTACTGAAAAACTCTTCCCAGGATATGGAAAAGATCTTCACTCAAGGTTTAGATGTTAAGCACTGGTTGAAATACCCTAACGCTACCCCAGAGAACGACTACCTGTTGTCTATTCCAATCTCTTGTCCATTAATTGGTGTTATACAGCTCACTCATTATGCGTTGACTGCAAGACTATTAAACGTTACCCCAGGAGAATTGAGAAGCAAGATTCAAGGTGCTACTGGTCATTCTCAAGGTCTAGTGGCAGCTGTATCCATTGCCGAGGCTGACTCTTGGGAtgctttcttcaaatctttCGAAAAGGCCATCACTTTACTGTTCTTCATCGGTGTGCATTGTTACTTGGCTTACCCAAAAACCTCTCTACCACCTTCTATTCTACAAGATTCTCTAGAGAATGGTGAAGGTGTTCCATCTCCTATGTTAACCATCTCTAACCTAACCAAAGAACAAGTTCAAGAATATGTGGATAAGACGAACAGCCATTTACCAGCTGAGAAGCATATCGTCATTTCTTTAGTTAACGGTGCTAGAAACCTAGTTGTATCGGGTCCCCCACAATCCCTATACGGTCTAAACTTGACTCTGAGAAAGGCTAAAGAACCAAGTGGTCTTGATCAATCAAGAATTCCATACAGTGAGAGAAAGCTAAGATTTTCCAACAGATTCTTACCTGTTGCATCACCATTCCATTCTCATCTGTTGGAACCAGCTAACGAAGCAATTATTGACAATCTAAAGGCATTTAATGTTGAGTTTTCTGCCAAGGATTTGAAAATTCCTGTATATGACACATTCGATGGCTCCGATTTGAGAGATAACTCTGGATCAATTGTCCAGAGAATTACCGATTGCATTATCAGATTACCTGTTAACTGGGAAACATCGACTAAATTCGAAGCTACCCATATTCTTGATTTCGGCCCTGGTGGCACATCAGGTTTGGGTGTCTTGACTCACCGTAATAAAGATGGTACTGGTGTTCGTGTTATTGTAGCTGGTACCCTAGATATTAATCCAGATGATGACTATGGTTTTAAGCAAGAGATATTTGAAGTTGCAAGCAACAGTGTTAAGCAAAATCCAAACTGGTTGAAGGAATTCTGTCCTAAGCTAGTTAAGACTAAGGCAGGTAAGGTATATGTTGACACTAAGTTCTCAAAGATGATTGGTAGACCTCCACTATTGATTCCTGGTATGACACCAACTACTGTTTCGCCTGATTTTGTTGCTGCTACTATTAATGCAGGTTACACTATTGAACTGGCTGGTGGTGGTTATTTCTCTCCTGGACATATGACCCAGGctattgatgaagttgtATCCCAAATAAAGAAGGGTTACAGTTTAGGTATCAATCTAATTTATGTCAACCCAAGAATGCTACAGTGGGGTATTCCATTGATAAAGGAACTAAGGGAAAGAGGATATCCTATACAATCCTTAACAATTGGTGCCGGTGTTCCATCTCTAGAAGTTGCCACAGAATACATAGAAACTCTGGGTTTGACACATCTAGGTCTAAAACCTGGTTCTATTGATGCTATTTCTCAATGTATCAACATTGCAAAAGCTCATCCAAACTTCCCTATCGTACTGCAATGGACTGGTGGTAGAGGTGGTGGTCACCATTCTTTTGAAGACTTTCATCAACCTATGCTTCAAATGTATTCTAAGCTAAGAAGATGCAAGAATATCATATTAATTGCAGGTTCTGGTTTTGGTGCTGCTGAAGATACTTACCCATACTTAACAGGTGAATGGTCTGCAAAAATGAACTATCCACCTATGCCATTTGATGGTTTACTGTTTGGTTCTCGTGTTATGGTAGCAAAGGAAGCAAAGACTTCTCTAGCAGCTAAGAAATTGATTGTTGACTGTGTAGGTGTCCCTGACAACCAATGGGAGCAGACATACAAGAAGCCAACTGGTGGTATTATAACTGTTCGTTCAGAGATGGGTGAACCAATCCACAAAATTGCTACCCGTGGTGTTTTGTTCTGGAAGGAAATGGATGACACTATTTTCACTCTACCCAAGAATAAGCTTCAAGCTGCTTTAGATGCTAAGAGAGACTACATCATTGAAAAGTTAAACAGTGTCTCTCAAAAGCCTTGGTTTGCTACAGTGAATGGTGAAGCTCGTGATTTGACTAGTATGACATATGAGGAAGTCGCCAAGAGATTAGTTGAGTTAATGTATATCAGAAAGACAAACTCCTGGATTGATATTACTTTGAGAAACTTCACAGGTGACTTCTTGAGACGTGTGGAAGAGCGTTTCACCACTCAAAAAACATCATCTGTTATTCAATCTTATGCGATTTTGGAAAAGCCAGACGAGGCCATCAAGCTGGTCTTTGATGCATACCCATGTGCTAAGGATCAATACTTAAATGCTCAAGATGTTGACTATTTCTTAGCTCTTTGTCAAAATCCAATGCAAAAGCCAGTTCCGTTTGTTCCTGTCTTGGACCAGAGGTTtgaatttttcttcaagaaggaCTCTTTATGGCAATCTGAGCATTTAGAAGCCgttgttgatgaagatgttcAAAGAACATGTATTTTACATGGTCCAGTGAGTGCTCAATACACCACTAAGGTCGATGAACCAATCCAAGATATACTGGATGGTATCCACAACGGCCATATTGATATGCTATTGAAGGACTATTATGGTGGCGATTCATCCAAAATCCCTGTAGTTGAATACTTTGGTGGTGAAGATCCTGTAGAGATCAATAACACAGAAATTGTCAAAGATGAAGACACTTTAGTATTGGATGCTTCTACCATCAAGGATGAAGCCTACTGGTTCAAGCTACTTTCAGGTTCTAAGAGAAACTGGAGACATGCGTTCTTCTCTACTGATAGATTGGTTCAAGGGTCATCTTACACCGAAAATCCAGCAAGAAAGGTTTTCAAACCAAGTAAGCACATGTTTGTTGAGATTACCAACGCcaacaatgaagaaaaatgtgTTATTACATTGAAGGAAATGGTTCAAGGTGAACTAAAGAAGACAGCTGTTTTGAAGTTAATCCAAAAAGATTTAATTGAAATGGACATGATTGAGAACAGAACAATGGATGGAAAACCTGTTGTTTTGCCATTGTTGTACAAGTATAACATTGAAGACGGTTTTGCTCCAATTTCAGAAGTTATGGAGGACAGAAACCAAAGAATTAAGGAGATGTATTGGAAATTATGGATTGGTGAACCATTCAACTTGAAGTTTGATCCAAGAAAGGAAATTAAAGGTAGTGATTTTAAGATCACTAAACAAGATATCCAAGAATTCACCCACGCTATTGGTAACAATTGTGAAGATTTTGTACCAAGATCGGGTAGAGACCTTCTTGCCCCAATGGATTTTGCCATTGTCGTAGGCTGGAGAGCTATCATCAAAGCTATTTTCCCAGAAACTGTTGATGGTGATTTGTTAAAGTTGGTTCATTTATCCAACGGCTATCAAATGCTTCCAGGTGCTAAGCCTTTGAAAGAGGGTGATATTATCTCTACTTCTGCTTCGATCAAATCTGTCGTCAACCAACCAACAGGTAAGATCGTTGAAGTTGTTGGAACCTTAAGCAGGGACTCCAAACCAATTATGGAGGTCACATCATCTTTCTTTTACAGAGGCAAATACTCCGATTTTGAGAATACTTTCCAAAAGACTGTTGAACCAATTTATGAAATGAACATCAAGTCTGCTAAAGACATCGCTGTGTTACGTTCTAAGGAGTGGTTCCAGttagatgatgaagatattgatttaTTGAATAAGGTTCTATCATTTGAAACCGAAACAGAAGTGACCTTCAAGGATGCAACAATCTTTTCTTCCGTCAAATGTTCTGGTCCTATCTTTATGGAACTACCAACTAAGGAAAAGATTGAAATTGGTATTGTTAACTATGAAGCTGGCGAATCCTACGGTAATCCTGTAATTGACTTTTTGAAGAGAAATGCTGCTACGCTAGAACAGAAAGTCAATCTAGAGAATCCAATTCCTATTGCTGTTCTTGATTCATACACACCAAGTACTAACGAACCATATGCCAGAGTCTCAGGTGATTTGAATCCAATCCATGTTTCTCGTCACTTTGCAGCTTATGCTGATCTACCAGGAACAATTACACATGGTATGTATTCCTCTGCTGCTGTTCGTGGTCTGATTGAAAATTGGGCTGCTGATAGTGTATCTTCTAGAGTTAGAGGTTTCAACTGTCAATTCACAAGCATGGTCCTGCCTAATACTCCACTGAAAACCAGTATTCAACATGTCGGTATGATTAACGGTCGTAAACTGTTCAAGTTTGAGACTAAGAACGAGAATGATACAGTTGTCTTGGTCGGTGAAGCTGAGGTTGAACAGCCAGTTTCCGCATTTGTTTTCACTGGTCAGGGTTCTCAAGAGCAAGGTATGGGTATGGATCTTTACGAAAAATCTGCTGTTGCTAAGGAAGTTTGGGACAGAGCTGATAAACATTTCAAAGAGACATATGGTTTCTCTATCCTAAATATTGTTAAGAACAATCCAAATGAATTTACTGTTCATTTCGGTGGTGAAAAGGGTAGAAAGATCAGAGAGAACTACTCAAATATGATCTTCGAAACCATTGTTGATGGTGAATTAAAGGCTGAAAAgattttcaaagaaatcgATGAGACAACTACTTCTTACACTTTCAAGTCACCAACTGGTTTGTTGTCTGCAACTCAATTCACTCAACCAGCTTTAACTCTGATGGAAAAAGCTGCCTTTGAGGATTTGAAAGCCAAGGGTGTTATTCCAGTGGAAGCTGCCTTTGCTGGTCACTCTTTGGGTGAATATGCTGCTTTGGCCTCCCTTGCTGATGTTATGTCTATTGAATCCTTGGTTGAAGTTGTCTTCTACAGAGGTATGACCATGCAAGTAGCTGTTCCAAGAGATTCGGCTGGAAGATCTAACTATGGTATGATTGCAGTTAACCCAGGAAGGGTTTC carries:
- the FAS1 gene encoding tetrafunctional fatty acid synthase subunit FAS1 (CAGL0D00528g~Ortholog(s) have 3-hydroxyacyl-[acyl-carrier-protein] dehydratase activity, [acyl-carrier-protein] S-acetyltransferase activity and [acyl-carrier-protein] S-malonyltransferase activity, more), with protein sequence MDTRPFTISYGSIEHTLVIPISQFFLVSQLNDQFLKLELPNHQQPSEDFQSDEEPTSPVELLGKFIGYVTSLIDTAGSDESQQKKITSILELTFKDFESSYLNGNDIHTLAAKLLQDNDIALEEQVEAVENNTNNKQEVFPTTLPKVKELVKNYLNAKVLLHKLGVITVQNSQNKINSALFGSDITKIYAIFGGQGNTDDYFEELRDLYQTYSYLIEDILDFVSKTLNNLLKNSSQDMEKIFTQGLDVKHWLKYPNATPENDYLLSIPISCPLIGVIQLTHYALTARLLNVTPGELRSKIQGATGHSQGLVAAVSIAEADSWDAFFKSFEKAITLLFFIGVHCYLAYPKTSLPPSILQDSLENGEGVPSPMLTISNLTKEQVQEYVDKTNSHLPAEKHIVISLVNGARNLVVSGPPQSLYGLNLTLRKAKEPSGLDQSRIPYSERKLRFSNRFLPVASPFHSHLLEPANEAIIDNLKAFNVEFSAKDLKIPVYDTFDGSDLRDNSGSIVQRITDCIIRLPVNWETSTKFEATHILDFGPGGTSGLGVLTHRNKDGTGVRVIVAGTLDINPDDDYGFKQEIFEVASNSVKQNPNWLKEFCPKLVKTKAGKVYVDTKFSKMIGRPPLLIPGMTPTTVSPDFVAATINAGYTIELAGGGYFSPGHMTQAIDEVVSQIKKGYSLGINLIYVNPRMLQWGIPLIKELRERGYPIQSLTIGAGVPSLEVATEYIETLGLTHLGLKPGSIDAISQCINIAKAHPNFPIVLQWTGGRGGGHHSFEDFHQPMLQMYSKLRRCKNIILIAGSGFGAAEDTYPYLTGEWSAKMNYPPMPFDGLLFGSRVMVAKEAKTSLAAKKLIVDCVGVPDNQWEQTYKKPTGGIITVRSEMGEPIHKIATRGVLFWKEMDDTIFTLPKNKLQAALDAKRDYIIEKLNSVSQKPWFATVNGEARDLTSMTYEEVAKRLVELMYIRKTNSWIDITLRNFTGDFLRRVEERFTTQKTSSVIQSYAILEKPDEAIKLVFDAYPCAKDQYLNAQDVDYFLALCQNPMQKPVPFVPVLDQRFEFFFKKDSLWQSEHLEAVVDEDVQRTCILHGPVSAQYTTKVDEPIQDILDGIHNGHIDMLLKDYYGGDSSKIPVVEYFGGEDPVEINNTEIVKDEDTLVLDASTIKDEAYWFKLLSGSKRNWRHAFFSTDRLVQGSSYTENPARKVFKPSKHMFVEITNANNEEKCVITLKEMVQGELKKTAVLKLIQKDLIEMDMIENRTMDGKPVVLPLLYKYNIEDGFAPISEVMEDRNQRIKEMYWKLWIGEPFNLKFDPRKEIKGSDFKITKQDIQEFTHAIGNNCEDFVPRSGRDLLAPMDFAIVVGWRAIIKAIFPETVDGDLLKLVHLSNGYQMLPGAKPLKEGDIISTSASIKSVVNQPTGKIVEVVGTLSRDSKPIMEVTSSFFYRGKYSDFENTFQKTVEPIYEMNIKSAKDIAVLRSKEWFQLDDEDIDLLNKVLSFETETEVTFKDATIFSSVKCSGPIFMELPTKEKIEIGIVNYEAGESYGNPVIDFLKRNAATLEQKVNLENPIPIAVLDSYTPSTNEPYARVSGDLNPIHVSRHFAAYADLPGTITHGMYSSAAVRGLIENWAADSVSSRVRGFNCQFTSMVLPNTPLKTSIQHVGMINGRKLFKFETKNENDTVVLVGEAEVEQPVSAFVFTGQGSQEQGMGMDLYEKSAVAKEVWDRADKHFKETYGFSILNIVKNNPNEFTVHFGGEKGRKIRENYSNMIFETIVDGELKAEKIFKEIDETTTSYTFKSPTGLLSATQFTQPALTLMEKAAFEDLKAKGVIPVEAAFAGHSLGEYAALASLADVMSIESLVEVVFYRGMTMQVAVPRDSAGRSNYGMIAVNPGRVSPTFTQDALQFVVEKVGSRTEWLLEIVNYNVENQQYVAAGDLRALDTLTNVLNFIKIQKIDIAKLQDEMSLEKVEEHLFEIVDEISKKSTAKPQPIELERGFACIPLRGISVPFHSSYLRNGVKPFKNFLNKNIMKDNVKVDRLIGKYIPNLTAKPFQITKEYFEDVYKLTGSDRIKEILDNWEKYEA